A single Oncorhynchus tshawytscha isolate Ot180627B linkage group LG01, Otsh_v2.0, whole genome shotgun sequence DNA region contains:
- the LOC112248948 gene encoding protein NDNF — translation MRLDFGPQGWPLALALLLGVVVGQKLPTRDEGLFQMQIRDKTLFHDSSIIPDGAEISGYLFRDTPKRYYFVVEEDNTPLSVTVTPCDAPLEWKLTLQELPEEASGEGSGEPEPLDQQKQQQVTVDEGTELFSYKGNDVESYVATSSPSGLYQLEMLSTEKDSNFKVYATTTPASDQPYPELPYDPRVDITALGRTTVTLAWKPTPTGVLMGQPVQYCVVINKEHNFKSLCAAEAKISADDAFMAAPKPGRDFSPFDFAHFGFVHSDNNLNRGLTSNKISRSYTAKPKASDIQKVCIGNKNIFTVSDLKPDTQYYFDVFAVNSATNTSTAYVGTFARTKEEARQKTVELKDGKVSDVFIKRKGSKFLRFAPVSSHQRVTLFVHACLDSVQVQVRRDGKLLLSQNVEGVRQFQLRGKPKAKYLIRLRGSRKGASTLKVLATTKPSSKQPFPSLPEDTRIKAFDKLRTCSSATVAWLGTQDRNKFCVYKKEVSESYGEEQRRREQNQCAGPETRRKSEKVLCKYFHSPNLQKAVTTETITGLEPGKTYLLDVYVVGHSGHSVKYQSKLVKTRKYC, via the exons ATGAGGCTGGATTTTGGACCTCAGGGCTGGCCTCTGGCCTTGGCTCTACTGCTGGGGGTTGTAGTGGGCCAGAAGCTGCCCACGCGAGACGAGGGCCTGTTCCAGATGCAGATCAGAGACAAAACCCTGTTCCATGATTCCTCCATCATCCCAGACGGAGCCGAGATCAGTGGATACTTGTTCAGGGACACGCCCAAAAG GTACTACTTTGTGGTGGAGGAGGACAACACCCCACTGTCTGTGACGGTGACACCATGTGATGCTCCTCTGGAGTGGAAGCTAACTCTGCAGGAGCTGCCTGAGGAGGCCAGTGGAGAGGGATCAG GTGAGCCAGAGCCCCTGGACCAGCAGAAGCAGCAACAGGTGACAGTAGATGAGGGCACAGAGCTCTTCTCCTACAAGGGGAATGATGTGGAGTCCTACGTGGCCACCAGCTCTCCCTCCGGCCTCTATCAGCTGGAGATGCTCTCCACAGAGAAGGACAGCAACTTCAAGGTGTACGCTACCACCACCCCAGCGTCTGACCAGCCCTACCCCGAGCTGCCCTACGATCCCCGGGTGGACATCACTGCCCTGGGCCGGACCACCGTCACCCTGGCCTGGAAGCCCACCCCTACAGGCGTTCTGATGGGCCAGCCCGTCCAGTATTGTGTGGTCATCAACAAGGAGCACAATTTCAAGAGCCTGTGTGCTGCCGAGGCAAAGATCAGTGCTGACGATGCCTTCATGGCCGCTCCAAAGCCAGGCCGGGACTTCAGCCCCTTCGACTTTGCTCACTTTGGCTTTGTCCACTCAGACAATAACTTAAACCGAGGTCTCACCAGCAACAAGATCTCCCGCTCCTACACAGCCAAACCCAAGGCCTCTGACATTCAGAAAGTCTGCATCGGCAACAAGAACATCTTCACCGTGTCGGACCTGAAGCCGGACACTCAGTACTACTTTGACGTGTTCGCTGTGAATTCTGCCACCAACACCAGCACCGCCTATGTGGGCACCTTCGCCCGCACCAAAGAGGAGGCTCGGCAGAAGACGGTGGAACTGAAGGATGGCAAAGTGTCCGACGTCTTCATCAAGAGGAAGGGCAGTAAGTTCCTGCGCTTCGCCCCTGTCTCCTCCCACCAGAGGGTCACTCTGTTTGTACATGCCTGTCTGGACTCTGTTCAGGTGCAGGTTAGGCGTGATGGCAAGCTGCTGCTCTCCCAGAATGTGGAGGGTGTACGGCAGTTCCAGCTGCGAGGGAAGCCCAAGGCCAAGTACCTGATCCGTCTGCGAGGCAGCAGGAAAGGAGCGTCCACCCTGAAGGTGCTGGCCACCACAAAGCCCAGCAGCAAGCAGCCCTTCCCATCGCTACCCGAGGACACACGCATCAAGGCCTTCGACAAGCTGCGTACCTGCTCCTCTGCTACTGTGGCCTGGCTGGGAACGCAGGACCGCAACAAGTTCTGCGTCTACAAAAAAGAGGTGTCTGAGAGCTACGGCGAGGAGCAGCGGCGCCGTGAGCAGAACCAGTGTGCCGGGCCTGAGACGCGCAGGAAGTCAGAGAAGGTCCTCTGCAAGTACTTCCACAGCCCAAACCTGCAGAAGGCCGTTACCACGGAAACCATCACAGGGCTGGAGCCGGGCAAGACCTATCTGCTGGACGTTTATGTTGTGGGCCACAGTGGTCACTCAGTCAAATATCAGAGCAAACTGGTGAAAACGAGGAAGTACTGCTAA